In Marisediminicola antarctica, one DNA window encodes the following:
- the ffh gene encoding signal recognition particle protein, translating into MATFGNLTDRLAETFKSLRGKGKLTPADVDGTVREIRRALLDADVALEVVKEFTGKVRERALGDEVSKALNPAQQVVQIVNDELIAILGGEARRIQFAKTAPTIIMLAGLQGAGKTTLAGKLAKWLAADNHTPLLVAADLQRPNAVTQLQVVAEQAGVAVYAPEPGNTSGEDAAPSRGFFGGPKGGDPVKVAKDAVKFARDKQYDIVIVDTAGRLGVDAELMKQASDIRRAIDPDEVFFVIDAMIGQDAVATAKAFQEGVDFTAVVLTKLDGDARGGAALSVASVTGRPIIFASTGEGLGDFEPFYPDRMASRILDLGDILTLIEQAQKNFDEEESLKIAEKFATDTFTLEDFLGQMQQLKNMGSIKSMLGMLPGAKGMREQLDNFDESEITRTEAIIQSMTLQERRVPKVLNGSRRVRIARGSGTTVTEVNALVNRFEQAAKMMKTVAKGQMPQMPGVGPMPGAGFGGGRGKQQPKKKGSKSGNPAKRAAENAALAAGAKPVTPGSGSGFGLGGAKEGGPSPEELASLQKFLGK; encoded by the coding sequence ATGGCCACCTTCGGAAACCTCACTGACCGCCTCGCGGAAACTTTCAAGAGTCTTCGCGGCAAGGGCAAGCTCACTCCCGCGGATGTCGACGGCACGGTGCGCGAGATCCGCCGCGCCCTGCTCGACGCCGACGTTGCCCTCGAGGTCGTGAAGGAGTTCACCGGCAAGGTGCGCGAGCGCGCTCTGGGCGACGAGGTCTCGAAGGCCCTCAACCCCGCCCAGCAGGTCGTGCAGATCGTCAACGACGAGCTCATCGCGATTCTCGGCGGCGAGGCGCGGCGCATCCAGTTCGCTAAGACCGCCCCGACCATCATCATGCTCGCCGGCCTGCAGGGCGCAGGAAAGACCACTCTCGCCGGCAAGCTCGCCAAGTGGCTCGCGGCCGACAATCACACGCCGCTGCTCGTCGCGGCCGACCTGCAGCGCCCGAACGCGGTGACCCAGCTGCAGGTCGTCGCAGAGCAGGCGGGCGTGGCCGTCTACGCGCCGGAGCCCGGCAACACGAGCGGCGAGGATGCCGCGCCGAGCCGGGGGTTCTTCGGAGGACCCAAGGGCGGCGACCCGGTGAAGGTCGCCAAGGATGCCGTGAAGTTCGCGCGCGACAAGCAGTACGACATCGTCATCGTCGACACCGCCGGCCGCCTCGGCGTCGACGCCGAGCTCATGAAGCAGGCATCCGACATCCGCCGGGCCATCGACCCCGACGAAGTCTTCTTCGTCATCGACGCCATGATCGGCCAGGACGCCGTCGCCACGGCGAAGGCGTTCCAGGAGGGCGTCGACTTCACTGCCGTCGTGCTCACGAAGCTCGACGGCGACGCGCGCGGTGGTGCGGCCCTCTCGGTCGCGTCCGTCACCGGTCGTCCGATCATCTTCGCGTCAACGGGCGAGGGGCTCGGCGACTTCGAGCCGTTCTATCCCGACCGCATGGCCAGCCGCATCCTCGACCTCGGTGACATCCTCACCCTCATCGAGCAGGCGCAGAAGAACTTCGACGAGGAGGAGTCGCTCAAGATCGCGGAGAAGTTCGCGACCGACACCTTCACCCTCGAGGACTTCCTCGGCCAGATGCAGCAGCTCAAGAACATGGGCTCGATCAAGAGCATGCTGGGGATGCTGCCCGGCGCGAAGGGCATGCGCGAGCAGCTCGACAACTTCGACGAGAGCGAGATCACGCGCACCGAGGCGATCATCCAGTCGATGACGCTGCAGGAGCGGAGGGTCCCCAAGGTGCTCAACGGCTCGCGCCGCGTGCGTATTGCCCGAGGCTCGGGCACGACCGTGACCGAGGTCAATGCTCTCGTCAACCGCTTCGAGCAGGCGGCGAAGATGATGAAGACCGTCGCCAAGGGCCAGATGCCGCAGATGCCGGGCGTCGGTCCCATGCCGGGAGCCGGCTTCGGCGGCGGTCGCGGCAAGCAGCAGCCCAAGAAGAAGGGCTCGAAGTCGGGCAACCCTGCCAAGCGTGCGGCGGAGAACGCCGCGCTCGCCGCCGGTGCGAAGCCGGTGACACCCGGATCCGGCTCCGGGTTCGGTCTCGGCGGTGC
- a CDS encoding gamma carbonic anhydrase family protein, giving the protein MTTILSFNGATPSVPESAWVAPNGTLIGSVTLGEEASVFYGAVLRGDVDSITIGARSNIQDNVSIHCDSGTPTTVGSGVSVGHSAVLHGCTVEDDCLIGMSATVLNEAVIGTGSLVAAGAVVLEGTIIPPGSLVAGVPAKVRRELTPDEIAKVRHNATHYVELSRAHQGLTS; this is encoded by the coding sequence ATGACGACGATTCTCAGCTTCAATGGCGCTACCCCCTCCGTCCCGGAATCGGCGTGGGTCGCGCCGAACGGCACCCTCATCGGCAGCGTCACCCTTGGCGAGGAGGCGAGCGTGTTCTACGGAGCGGTGCTGCGCGGCGACGTCGACTCGATCACGATCGGTGCGAGGAGCAACATCCAGGACAACGTGTCGATCCACTGCGACTCTGGCACCCCGACGACCGTCGGCTCGGGGGTCAGCGTCGGGCACTCCGCGGTTCTGCACGGCTGCACGGTCGAGGACGACTGCCTCATCGGCATGTCGGCGACGGTGCTCAACGAGGCCGTCATCGGAACGGGCTCGCTCGTCGCCGCCGGTGCCGTCGTGCTCGAGGGCACCATCATCCCTCCGGGGTCGCTCGTCGCCGGGGTCCCCGCGAAGGTCAGGCGCGAACTAACGCCGGACGAGATCGCCAAGGTGAGGCACAACGCGACGCACTACGTCGAGCTCAGCCGGGCGCACCAAGGTCTCACCTCCTGA
- a CDS encoding LLM class flavin-dependent oxidoreductase translates to MRFGIVILPQEPWAAAQDAWKGAEAFGFDHAWTYDHLSWRSLANEPWYATVPTLTAAAVVTERIRLGTFVSSPNYRHPVPFAKEIATLDDISGGRFILGVGSGGTGFDASVLGQGELSPRDRHERFAEFVTQLDRLLRHEAEGESGFDLDGTWFTASGARMVGAPAQQPRVPFVLAANGPKGLELVCRHAAGWVTTGADGKVGEPWWGSIAALSARLDDAADSSGRDPASIDRYLSLDSGGSFSLTSIGAFEDAVGRAAELGFTDVVAHWPRREGVYAGSTGVLDDVAALIAGRRALPPTLER, encoded by the coding sequence GTGCGCTTCGGAATTGTGATCCTCCCGCAGGAACCGTGGGCCGCGGCCCAGGATGCGTGGAAGGGCGCGGAGGCCTTCGGGTTCGACCATGCCTGGACCTACGACCACCTGTCCTGGCGCTCGCTCGCGAACGAGCCCTGGTATGCGACCGTGCCGACCCTCACCGCCGCGGCCGTGGTGACCGAGCGGATCAGACTCGGCACCTTCGTGTCGTCACCGAATTACCGGCATCCCGTGCCGTTCGCGAAGGAGATCGCGACGCTGGACGACATCTCCGGCGGCCGATTCATCCTCGGGGTCGGATCGGGTGGAACGGGATTCGACGCCTCGGTGCTCGGCCAGGGCGAGCTCAGCCCGCGCGATCGCCACGAACGGTTCGCCGAGTTCGTGACCCAGCTCGACCGGCTGCTGCGGCACGAGGCCGAGGGGGAATCGGGCTTCGACCTCGACGGCACCTGGTTCACGGCATCCGGTGCACGCATGGTGGGCGCGCCGGCGCAGCAGCCACGCGTGCCGTTCGTGCTCGCCGCAAATGGGCCGAAGGGTCTGGAACTCGTCTGCCGGCACGCCGCCGGCTGGGTGACGACCGGCGCTGACGGCAAGGTCGGCGAGCCATGGTGGGGGTCGATCGCCGCACTTTCGGCACGGCTCGACGACGCCGCAGACTCCTCCGGGCGCGACCCGGCGAGCATCGACCGGTACCTTTCACTCGATTCGGGCGGCTCGTTCTCGCTCACGAGCATCGGCGCGTTCGAGGATGCCGTCGGCCGGGCCGCCGAGCTCGGGTTCACCGACGTCGTGGCGCACTGGCCCAGGCGTGAGGGCGTCTATGCCGGCTCGACGGGCGTTCTCGACGATGTCGCCGCCCTGATCGCCGGGCGCCGGGCCCTGCCCCCTACTCTGGAACGATGA